Below is a genomic region from candidate division KSB1 bacterium.
TTTGACGGATTGCTTCTTCGATTTTGCGGTGCGCCTGAAGGTTTTCTCGAGGATCGCTGACAACCTCGATGAGCGTCGAACGACCGCTTGTTAAGGCGCGCTGAAAGGCGGCCTTAAATGCTTCGACGCTCTGCGGTTGTTCATAATCCAGGCCGAACAGCTCGGCGGTCTTTTTGAACCGCAGACCGTGCGGTGTCTGGAAATAATCATTGTATTCAGCATAGTCGGCTATAGGCAGAAAAGCAAAGATGCCGCCGCCATTATTGTTGACCACGACAATAGTCATCGGAGAAGGGGAACGTGCGGCAAGCAGGAGAGAATTGAGATCGTGCAGCAGGGCCAAGTCTCCAATCAACAGAGTGGTCGGCGCCGCGAGACCGCGGGCAAAGCCGACGGCAGCAGCGACGGTGCCGTCGATGCCGCTGACGCCGCGGTTGCCGCCGACGGGGCGAGGTTTCCTGCCGCGGGCGGCAAACCAATGCATGTCGCGCACCGGCATGCTGTTGCCCAAAAATAGGCCGTGCTCATCCGGAAGAAGTCGGGAAATCCAAAACGCCGCGGCCGGTTCGCAAAGCTCGGCAGAGAACCACTCTTTATTCCACTCAACGGTCTTGCCGAGCGATGAGCGACGCGGCAGCTGTTCCGCCAAAGCACGGGCAACGGTCTCCGGGGCAGCATTGAAACGATGCGTCACCCAATGTCCCGGATCGGTTCGGCGCGGAAACTCGTCGATGTGGACGAAGCATTGCGGCGGATTGGCCTCCAGAGCCGTATGGAGCTGCTTCGACAAGAAAGGCCCGCCTAGGTGCAGAGCACAGTCGATCGGCGGCCGTTCGGCGAGCAATCGGCGTTCGTCGACCAAGGGCGCATCGAGCTCGGCAAAGCGAAGAGGATGGAGTACGTCGATGTGAGTCGGCCATTGCAGGGCGGTGATCAAGTCGGCGACTGCTTTCCAATCATGATAGGGCGGCCGACGGCCGATGATGAGCAGCGGATGGGATGCATTTTGCAGCAGGGGCAGAATCTGCCGTGCGGTTTCTCGTCCCGTATCAGGAGGGCGGGTGTAAACGGTAAAAGGGTTGCGGTCCTGCTGCCAACGGGAAAATGCCGGTGAAGTCGGAAAAGAAAACGGCGTCGGTTTCGGCGCCAACGGCTCGCGAAACATTATGTTGATGTGCACGGGACCGGATTTCTCGACGGCCGCCGCAACCGCCCAATCGAGCGATGACAAAAGAAAATCGGGCGATATTTTTTCATCAGGGCAGGGTAGGGTGAGTCTCTGCCGGACGAATTCTCCAAAAAGCTGTCCTTGACGGATGGTCTGATTGGCGCCGACGTCCTGCAGTTCCGGCGGACGATCGGCCGTAAGTACGAGCAGCGGCGTCCAATCCTCCGAGGCCTCAACGACAGCCGGCAGATAATTGGCGCCTGCAGTGCCCGACGTGGCGATCACCGCGGCCGGTTTGCCGCAGGCCTTGGCATAACCGACGGCCAAATAGGCCGCGCCGCGTTCGTCGTGGGCAATGACCGCTTCGGCCTCAGGATGACGGGCAACCGCGACTGCCAAAGGTGCCGAACGCGAGCCGGGAGAAATGCAGAACAGCCGGATACCCAGCCGAACCAGTTCCTCGACGATTAAAGAAGCCCAAAAGAGGTTAAGGTTTTCAGCGGTAGTCATTCTAATCCAAAGAGCTGCATAAAATTCTTGGTCTTGTTGCGCTTTTCATCCCATTCTTTTTGAGGATCCGATCCCTCGACAATTCCGGAACCGGCATAGACTTCGAGACGGTCGCCGTAGACCAGAGCGGAGCGGATCGCCACGGCAAATTCGGCCTCGCGGCGGGAAATCCAGCCGAGGGGCGCAGCATACCAGCCGCGATCGAACGGCTCCAGTTGCGCAATGGCATCAATGGCTTGCCTGCCGGGTAAACCGCCGACCGCCGGGGTGGGGTGCAGCGCCAGGATGAGGTGCCCGTCCGTTACCTCTTTGCGAAGCTCGGCGCTGAATTCGCTCACCAAATGCTGAACGTGAGTAAGTTTGACGACCTGCTCCGTAGTAACTTGCTCGATATGACGACAAAGAGGAGTGAGCTTTTCCAGAATCATCTTTTGCACCAACCGATGCTCCCGCTGATCCTTGTCCGACGCGCGCATCTCGAGCGCTAACCGCTCATCTTCCTCATCTGAAAATCCTCGGGGCCGCGTCGCGGCAACGGCTTCGGTAAAGATCGTCGAATCTCGCCGCTCAAAAAGGCACTCGGGCGACATGCCGATAAAAGCGCTGCGGGGATTGAACTGCAAAGCAAAGTGAAAGGTGCGTCCGTTCTTTTTCAGCAGATAGTCCAATAACAACCATGGACTAACGCTTTTCTCCAAGCGCAGCATGGTTTTTCCGGCCAAGACAATCTTTATGAGATCGCCTTTGCGGATGGCATCCAGAGCGGAGTTGACCATTATTTCCCAAGCTTCGCGGTTCGGTATTTCGCTGTGCTCCATCACGGCCGGTAAGGCTGTCTCTGCAAAGGGCTGCGGGGGCAGCAGCCATTCTTCGACTTCGCGCCTGCAGTCTCTATAGAGTTGGGTAGAATCGGTATCCGGCGAAAGAAGAAAGTTCATGGCGAGTCGTTCGCCGTCGGCATGGCTGACCAGCTCGAAACGGGGGAGGATAAAGTGATATTTGGCGAAGGGTTGCCAGATTTCCTCCATTGGTCGTGAGGGATCGAAGCGCATGCCGCCGAAATAGCGCACTCCGTCATCAGCCGTAGCCAGGCGGTGGTGAATCGTCTGAAAGATCTTGGGAGAGTTGGATATCAGGTGATGGACTGCGCCAATTGCGGCTATGCGTTCGCTTTGATCGCGCTTGGACCAAAAGATCCGCGCGGCAGCTTTTTGACCGTTCAGAAAATGCAAAAGATCGAGCCCCTCGACCGGTACCTCCACTCTGCCGATGGACAACCCCGAACGGTTTGGGCGCATCAGCTTTTTTTTCAACTGTTCAAGCAGCTCGGTTCCAAGATCCGTAAAGGTCATAGCCGGGTCATCAACTTTCTTTCGTCGCCATGTACAATGTTGTAATGCCGAATGTGAGTGATCGGTACGATGTATCGGAAAAACCGGCCTGTCGAAGGCGCCGGAGCAAGTTTTCGCTGCGACTAAAATCCTCGATGGTCACGTTGAGGTACCGGTATGCTTTGCGGTCTCCTGAAAGCGCGGCGCCGATTCTCGGCAAGATGTGCCGCAGATAGAACCGGTACGGAACGCGGATAAAACGATTTTGCGGCATCGAGAATTCCAGGATGAACAGCCGGCCGTTCGGTTTGAGGATGCGGTACACTTCGCGTAGCGCTTCAGAGACGTCGGCAAAGTTACGGATGCCGAAGGCGATGGTCACGGCATCAGCCGAGCGGTCTCGGATGGAAAGGTGCAATGCATCGCCGGAGATAAGTCGAAGCGGCAGATCGCGGCGCTCAGCCTTGGCTTTGGCGACTGCCAGCATTCGACGCGACGGATCAACCCCCAGCACGAATCCTTGGTGGGACTTTATCAATAATTCCAAAGCCACATCCCCTGTGCCGGTCGCCAAATCGATGACAATCGACGTCGGGCCGAGAGGCAGCAGACGGAGCATCGTCTTGCGCCAGGAAACATCCAGCCTTAATGAAAGAACGCGGTTGAGCAAGTCATAACGTCGGGCGATGCGGTCAAAAAGTCGGCTGGACCAACGTTTTTGCCGCAAAAGGATATCCTGTTCGCTTCGTTCCACACAAAAAATTATTGATTTTTGACGAGAAAACCAAGGCGGTAAAGCCGTCGCTTAAGCATAAAAAGGCCGCCGATTCGATGCGTCGAGCGCAGCGAAAGGCGGCCTTTGTGTTGTAGAGGAGGAGGAGAAGGAATGGTCTGTGCAGGGCCTTGCCGATTTGTAAAATTTAGTTGCCTGCTTGCGCCGCCACTTCTGCTTTGATTTTTTCCATATCCAAAGCTCGAACCTGGCGGATAATGTCCTCCAAAGCCGCTTCGGGAAGGGCGCCCGGCTGCTTGTAAAGCAGAATCCCCTCGCGAAATATCGCGAGCGTCGGAATGGACTGGATGCCGAAAGCGGCAGCCATTTCCATATTCTTTTCCGTATTGACTTTGTAGAATCCGATATCCGGATGATTTTTGGCCGCTTTCTCAAAGATGGGCGCAAACATGCGGCACGGGCCGCACCATTCCGCCCAA
It encodes:
- the menD gene encoding 2-succinyl-5-enolpyruvyl-6-hydroxy-3-cyclohexene-1-carboxylic-acid synthase — translated: MTTAENLNLFWASLIVEELVRLGIRLFCISPGSRSAPLAVAVARHPEAEAVIAHDERGAAYLAVGYAKACGKPAAVIATSGTAGANYLPAVVEASEDWTPLLVLTADRPPELQDVGANQTIRQGQLFGEFVRQRLTLPCPDEKISPDFLLSSLDWAVAAAVEKSGPVHINIMFREPLAPKPTPFSFPTSPAFSRWQQDRNPFTVYTRPPDTGRETARQILPLLQNASHPLLIIGRRPPYHDWKAVADLITALQWPTHIDVLHPLRFAELDAPLVDERRLLAERPPIDCALHLGGPFLSKQLHTALEANPPQCFVHIDEFPRRTDPGHWVTHRFNAAPETVARALAEQLPRRSSLGKTVEWNKEWFSAELCEPAAAFWISRLLPDEHGLFLGNSMPVRDMHWFAARGRKPRPVGGNRGVSGIDGTVAAAVGFARGLAAPTTLLIGDLALLHDLNSLLLAARSPSPMTIVVVNNNGGGIFAFLPIADYAEYNDYFQTPHGLRFKKTAELFGLDYEQPQSVEAFKAAFQRALTSGRSTLIEVVSDPRENLQAHRKIEEAIRQSRGNNS
- a CDS encoding isochorismate synthase, which codes for MTFTDLGTELLEQLKKKLMRPNRSGLSIGRVEVPVEGLDLLHFLNGQKAAARIFWSKRDQSERIAAIGAVHHLISNSPKIFQTIHHRLATADDGVRYFGGMRFDPSRPMEEIWQPFAKYHFILPRFELVSHADGERLAMNFLLSPDTDSTQLYRDCRREVEEWLLPPQPFAETALPAVMEHSEIPNREAWEIMVNSALDAIRKGDLIKIVLAGKTMLRLEKSVSPWLLLDYLLKKNGRTFHFALQFNPRSAFIGMSPECLFERRDSTIFTEAVAATRPRGFSDEEDERLALEMRASDKDQREHRLVQKMILEKLTPLCRHIEQVTTEQVVKLTHVQHLVSEFSAELRKEVTDGHLILALHPTPAVGGLPGRQAIDAIAQLEPFDRGWYAAPLGWISRREAEFAVAIRSALVYGDRLEVYAGSGIVEGSDPQKEWDEKRNKTKNFMQLFGLE
- the trxA gene encoding thioredoxin, translating into MLYYDLPLKELDDVLAKNDIVMIDFWAEWCGPCRMFAPIFEKAAKNHPDIGFYKVNTEKNMEMAAAFGIQSIPTLAIFREGILLYKQPGALPEAALEDIIRQVRALDMEKIKAEVAAQAGN
- the ubiE gene encoding bifunctional demethylmenaquinone methyltransferase/2-methoxy-6-polyprenyl-1,4-benzoquinol methylase UbiE → MRQKRWSSRLFDRIARRYDLLNRVLSLRLDVSWRKTMLRLLPLGPTSIVIDLATGTGDVALELLIKSHQGFVLGVDPSRRMLAVAKAKAERRDLPLRLISGDALHLSIRDRSADAVTIAFGIRNFADVSEALREVYRILKPNGRLFILEFSMPQNRFIRVPYRFYLRHILPRIGAALSGDRKAYRYLNVTIEDFSRSENLLRRLRQAGFSDTSYRSLTFGITTLYMATKES